The nucleotide window CATTTGGAACTTGTGCATCACCACCACCTGCCACTTCCTCGACCTCCCGCATCTTTGTCGTGAAAGAAAATTGGAGGCTGTGAGAATTAATGGACATAATGATAACACTGAAAGCACTGTATTGTTTAGCAACATACCTCTTCACCCAACTATGATGTAGCTCTGCTTTCTCTCCTTCTCCTAGCCTTGTGCTTCTTATCGAGCCAATTTTATTTTCGTTTTGAACTCTTTGTTTGGACCTCCTTTTTCTTTAGACGTGCATTAGTCAACAAGTCATTTGGTGGGCTAGCATCTGTCGGAATTGTACATGGATACTCCAATGTGCTTGCACATGCATTAATTTTTTCTTCAATTTGCTTACTAAGGATGTCAAGTGTGTTGTCTACTAACACGACACATTCCCGAAAGTAGGCTGCTCGATCTGCCAAATTATGAAATTTATGGGACATATATTTGTAGCTAAGCATGGCATCCATATTCGGATTTAAGACGATATCTCTTCCTTCCTTGTCTTGTACAGTTCCACTTCGTGCTTCCTTTGTCCAGCGCTTTAACACATAATGTGGCGGTAGTGACTTGATATTCATCAAATCGAGAACTTTAAGAGCATGGCCACACAATATCCCAATTCTATCAAATTGCCGGCAGCCGCACACAACTGTTTGCTTCAAAGGATCACCTATAACTTTATACTCCTCCTCAAAGATACAATCTCCTACTAGATATTCATTACAACCATCTAATGCCTTGGTGCAAGCTGACAAAGATATTTCATATTCACCTTGAAAAGCTTCAAAAATACCAGGTGTATATAACTTGCTAGCTTGCACCAACATAGGTGGTGGTCTCCTCATAAATATTCTAGGAAACTTTTTCCTTGATTCAAATTCTGAATTCAGTTCATTGTTCCTTTTCCCTTGCACCACCCTTTCAAAATGCTTAAAGAACCGGATGATATCAAAATCAGATTTGAAATGGATTTTCAAGTCATTATTCAAACTCTCACTCAATTGTGTACTTCTCATTCCTAATGTGAAGACATCCTTCATATAACATTCAGCCCTTTTTTCCTTTAACTTATATATACTATCCAACCAAGTTTACTTGCTCATCTTTTTCCTTCTGAGGTCAAATTTTTGTTCAAATTCTGCCATGTCTTCATACTCAAACATGCACGCGCTAAAATCTGATAGAATACTTGTTTCTTCATTCTCCTCTTTTTCCTTCTCTTCATCCATCTTTTGCTTCTTCCCTTTTTTCTTcccttttttcttctctttttttcttctccccattttcctcatcatcatcctcttcatGTAGATGTTTGATAGCATTCTGCATAATGTGAAAGGTGCATAAACCATGTCGTGCTTCCGCAAACACGTCCCCAACTGCATTTCCCATTGCAGTATCTTGATCTGTATATAGAATGTTCTTGGCCCCTTCCCTTTATGGGTTGTTAGAAAAGCCTCAAACAACCACTTAAAGGATGCAAATGTTTCATCATACATGAGAGCAGCACCAAAAACTACAGTTTCCCTAAAGTGATTGAATCCGACAAAGACACCAAAGGGCCTACTCTCCTTGTTTGTTCCAAAAGTAGTGTCAAAACTAACAACATCACCAAAATGTGCATAATCCATGATCATTCTAGCATCAGCCCAGAATATGGTCGCTATTTGTTCTTCACAGTCCATTTGCAATGCATATTGGAATGATGGGTTTTCAGCAATTTTTTCTTGAAAATACTTAAGCATGCTACCCGCTTGGCCATATGCCATTTCTCGTTGGCGCTTGGTCCGCAAATGGTTCTTGTGATCACGGAGGGTATAACTAAGATTGAGTGGTCCACCAACTTGTTGACTAGCCAACTCATGTGCGGCTTTTGGCCCAATTCCTGCATCATCTGCTGTTGCAATTTCAAAAGCTTGCAACTCTGAAATTTTTCTTTGTGACACCATTAAGTGTAAGGTTTCTGCTAGGTGTAGTGTGTGGTTGTGTTCCAAAACCAGCTCTGACACTTTGAGATTTCCCTTCTTCCGGTCCATTTTAAGCTTCATGTTTACTTCACAATTGGTTCTAGTTTCAGCTTGAGGGCACTTTTTCAAATGATCCCTTTTGTCTTGTGCTCGCTGACCCTCATTTGCACAAACAAATTTACATGATCTAACCTTGCCATCGGCTGAACTTTTGTTAGTATACCTTTTCCTAACCTCAAAGCCTTTTTGCCCACTGTAGCTAAGCCAATATGACCAAGCCTTGTCTGAGCTTCTAAATTCCATGCCAACATAAGGTACCAAACTAGGCAATACAACTCTGCAAAGTAAAAACACCACGAGTAAGGGGATTGTAGAAGTATGACTGAACTATCGAGAAATTTGGTAAATTTGAATATGTTCAGACTTGTATATGTGCAGAAATTATGTAGTAGTATCACTTAAACTATTGAGAAATTATGTAAATCTGAATATATGCAGAATTGTATATGTGCATAAATTATGTAATAGAACTATCGCTGAACTATTGAGAAATTATGTAAATCTGACTATGTGCAGACTTGTATATGTGCAGAAATTACCTATTGGAATCGGAATCCAGGTGGGTTGTGTTGGCATGTTCGTCCATCTCGGTTGCTTCTTTCATGAGAGAAAAGATGTTTGATCAAGTTCAACAAACTGATTCTTCCATGAGAAAAATGGAAACTTGATGGAGTTCCAAAGCAACCTGATGGTGGACCTTCGATCAGTTGTAGTGTTTTCATTCATGTGAAAGATGGCATGAGAGGAGCAGAGTATTAGGACTTACGTGATATTGACGAGCAGAGCAGGGCGTCCACCTTCGAGCTCCGACGATCTCTTTTTCGTCGGCTGGCGCCGTCTGGGTATTCTTCGCGCCTTTTTCTGTCTCCTCGCGCCCTTTTTCCCCTAGCCTGCATCCCTCGGTTCGTAGTGGGCCGTAGTGGGCCGCTGGTTTTGGTGTTGATCTGAGCAAACCAGAGAGAGCTGGAATTTACTGCCGTCTGATGGTTGATGGACGGTGCCAAGCGAAGGACGTCCCTCTGACTTGGAATCGCCAATGTCAGAGGATCTCGTTCCAAAAACTGATGGGGTCAGGTAGGATTTTTTACTGGGTTCAGATCAGGCAAACATGTATCTACACGGACTTACGATGCAAAAGCCGTTGGGTTTACTTGAACCCAACGCTTCTATGTTGGCTCCGCCAAGTATAAATAATACTCGTTGGCATATAAGGGCATCTACAATGCGGCGCTTAAAAACGGGCGCTAGGATTTTGATCCCTGCCGATGGGCAGTTGCCAGGTTGAATCCTGGTCTCTCCTCTAGCGTCGTTGCAACAAATTGAGTCGGGCGCTTTCTGGTTTTTTGCCTTGCGGCGTGGAAAGCGGAGACTCTACTTACGTGTAGTTAGCTGATTTTTAGCGTCTCTACTTACGCGTAGTTAGCTGATTTTTAGCGTCTCAGTTAGCGTCCTGCGTCGAGGGGGAGGGTCGTTAGCTCCTTTTCATTTTCGGGGGTGcttattttatttgccttttaccTATTTAAGTGTCTACTTAAGCGCTCAGCATTGTAAATGCCCTAATTAACCATGCTAAAACAGCTTTTAAAAAAACCATGCTAAAACTAGTGATTTCGCAGTTTACCCAAACAACTTTTTTTTTAGACTAAACCCAAACTGGCGCTTAAGGTGCCGAATAGGGTTTGAGGAGCCCAGGGCCGAGCAAATGGCCTGCAGGCCCACCTTGGGCCCAGAGGCTCGCATGGCGATGGCGCCCGGCCGATCGTAACCGCCTAACCAACAGCCTTCGCCATGGCCTCTCCACCGCGCAGTGCCCACCTCTACCGATGGACCATTTCCACGACGGGCAGCACGTCCGGCTGCGGAGCCGCGTGCACGACACGTACTACCTCCACGCCGACGACGACGGGGAGAGCGTCTCCATCAGCCGCCGTCGGTACTCGCTGAACGCGGCGTGGACGGTGCACATCTACCACGGCGACGGCTCGCACCTGCTCCTCCACGGTGCCGCTTACGGCCGCTACCTCGCGGCCGCGGCCAAGCCGGCGCCGTTCGGACACCACGGCTTCCGCGCCGAGCAGCGCGACTACGACGAGCCGGTTCTGGCGGCCATCATGTGGCAGGCCGTCGACGCGGGCTCCGGGGACGGCGTCCTGCTCCGCAACATCGGCGGCCGCTACCTCCGCGCCAGCGGCAAGTTACGCAGGTACCTCCGGTGGAACGCCCGCGTCGGCGTCGAGTACACCGACAACGTCAGCGCCATGATGCACTGGATCGTCGAGCCGATCCGCCCCAGAGCGCGCCCGCCTCTCATTCCGGGCCCGATTCGGGTGAGTTCGCCATGTCCCGCTCCTCATTCCTGATCGCATTTGTGTTTTCGATCAGAAAATTCAGATTATCACCCTGCTTCTTTGATCTCCTGAATATACATAACTAGGGTTCTTGGCGACTCAAGTGCAGACCCGCGTCCCCGGAGACCTCTCCGTCGTCATGCTGGGGCGCAAGCCGGGCGGATGGCGCCGGATTCGGTTCGTGCGAGCGAGCGACGAGGGGCTCTACAACGAGGACGGCTGGTCCGCGCTCCGTATCAGGGGGAGGTCCGTGTACCACCTGAGGAACGCGCTGGCCAGCCGCGTCGGCGACATCGACATCCACGGCCAGCGCCGCGACATGGTCATGTGCGTCCGAGCGGGCCTCTACGGGAGGCTGACCCCACTCGTCGTCAACCTGCCCCACGGCCGCTACGGCGAGACCCTCGATATCGTCGTGATGCTGTCCGGGACCCCTGGTGAGAGCCTCCCTCCATGTCAGAACTCAGAACTTCCCATTTATCCCATGGAGGCAAGAAGTGAGCAATGTACAGATTTTGGTGTAGATACTTTTTGCTGCACGGCCATGATTTTTTTTTGGTCTTGTTTAAGTGGGGTGCTGATCTGCTTGTGTTTGAAAAATAGTTTACCGAAGCTGTTACAGTAAAACAGTTCACTGAAATTGTACCGGAAAACAAGTTAACTGAAACTGTTGGGTGTTGGGAATTGTCTGCAACTGCAGGGAAGATACTAAGTTTCTAACCTGTGAACAAAATTCAGGTTGTATCCTACAAGAGATAGTCCATAAAGCTTAGTTCCTTGCACATTATAATTATATTGTTTCAGGTTTTGTCTTCTTGATCTTGTCATTATATTGATTATTTGTCTGCCGCCTAACCGCCTCGTTATTTCTGCTAATTCAGCCTATGATGCGCTGCGACACCCGGATGTCGCCGCGAAGTAGATAAAGATCAGAGTGGGAGTCCTGACAGTTCACCTCGAAGTTTCGCTGCCTCAGACACAATGCCGGCAGAACTGGACGCCTACTTTTGCATATTGATATTTGATAGATAGATATAGTAGGTTGAGAAAACTAATCAGCTCTTGTGTTTCTTTTGCTAGCTAAACTTGCTCCGCTCTCAGGACAGGGGGAACCTGTCTATTTTGGCATCGCGGTTCTATGATTCAGACCTGCTGAAAGCGTTGTGTCCAATGGGTGAATAATTTCGTAGCGATTCTGGTTGTAGTAGTCGTTGCACTGTCGCTCTTCTGACATTCATCTATGTGATGTGGTTGCTACTGCTTCCGGGATAAAGCATTCCATTATGGGTTCTGCAAATGAATCGACGGTCACCATTCATTTTGGATGATGTACTTCGCATACATGGAAAATGCAGTGGTTATTGCagtgtgatgatgatcatgtattttttttcaaaaatgttAACGCCCACATGTGTGGGTGTTTGCACATCACCCACACGCCTCCATCACCACTCATTTTGCCACGTATGAATAGATGATATCAGCagaattttttttggtttttggCTTAAAATAGTTGTATCTCCTAAATAAAAAAGCGAACTAAAAATCCGTTTTCATCATTAAATTCGTCtcgacgagatcttcaaaactagaccccatgttgatatgtttcgaCGAAATTTTTTTTTTTGCCAGAAGTTGCCACGATGTTTACACTGCAGTTGCCATAGGGCttaaactaaagttgccatgtggcaattttagtttgtagatcatggcaattttagtattttgatgatggcaactccagtactttgaccatgaaaattattttttatatgaaccatggcaattttacgtgcatgtatcatggcaattttagtttatggttcatggcaagtctagtttcttaattccccgttttataaatgtcaaaatttatttttaaatgtagaagaaaatagctgaaacatatcatggcaacttcagtgtaaacatcatggcaattcatatgcaatagacatggcaacttttaatccaaaaaaaatttcatcaaaacatatcaacatgggatctagtttcgaagatctcatcgcgagggatttaatggtgaaaacgaattttcaattggatttttcatttaagagataaaatatttttaaaactgaaaatccaaaaagattcctacatgcatgcatgcgatgACGTGGCAATCTGTTTACATTAGAGACGTGTGGTGCGTCTCCCTtcctgccacacgtgtggcagttagCGCGACCCTTTTTTTACATCATGCATTTCATATAAGTGGAAAATAAATTTGGTTCTTCCAGTAGGCTAGTGGTCATGTATTTCTTTTAAACTATATGCATTTCGTACAAATAAAAAATGTAGCGGATTCTTGCTATGAGCTGGTGATCGTGTTTTCAGTTGTCCTGTTTTGGGTGTTGGCCACGGGGTTTGCAACGTACGAACAAAATTCAGGTTTTATCGAGTAAttgacaaaaaactaccacatttCACGTATCCGTTCCACAGAACTATCACATTTTGAAAACTGACCAAAAACTTCAGATTAGTGCTAATTTCGTGACAAAAAACTACCAAGTCGAGTTGAAGACCGATTTAGCCGTTTTAAACCTCTTTCTGACAGAGCTGGCCCACCTATCGGGACGGCTACCGCGCTAACGGCTAACGGCCCACACGTCAGCACCAaaccttcttcctcctcctcttctccttCTTGTTGGCATTTCCTCGAACACCTTACCAGCAGCAGTGCAGGACACCAGCGAGGACAAGTAGAGCTCTAGCCCCAGGCTCGGGTGGTGGCGTGCACCACCACCGACTAGCACCATGCGCATGCGCAAGTGCATGGAGACCACCGGCGGTGACGAGCTCGTGCGCCACTGTCACTGATGTTGGCATGGTCGTCCTCGCCGGTGTGTGGAATACCATATGCAACCCATCACCGGTGTCGCAGCAGCAAGCTCCCCACCGAGAGAGAATGAAGGCCGCCGCCATCGCCTGAGGAGAGGGTTGGCACGGCCGCGTCGTCGGAGGTTCTGTCCCGGCGGCGCGAGCCACTCCACCCGTCTCCTCACGCACGGGCGTGTCATCGTCGCCGGTTCCGCGCCGGATGGAGGCAACGGATCTGGTTGGGAGGACCCGGAGGAGCGTGCTCGATCTGCCATGGCCGTCGCTGgatctccctctcctccttcccttgtCATGT belongs to Triticum urartu cultivar G1812 chromosome 7, Tu2.1, whole genome shotgun sequence and includes:
- the LOC125518431 gene encoding uncharacterized protein LOC125518431 — encoded protein: MDHFHDGQHVRLRSRVHDTYYLHADDDGESVSISRRRYSLNAAWTVHIYHGDGSHLLLHGAAYGRYLAAAAKPAPFGHHGFRAEQRDYDEPVLAAIMWQAVDAGSGDGVLLRNIGGRYLRASGKLRRYLRWNARVGVEYTDNVSAMMHWIVEPIRPRARPPLIPGPIRTRVPGDLSVVMLGRKPGGWRRIRFVRASDEGLYNEDGWSALRIRGRSVYHLRNALASRVGDIDIHGQRRDMVMCVRAGLYGRLTPLVVNLPHGRYGETLDIVVMLSGTPAYDALRHPDVAAK